Genomic DNA from Ruminococcus sp. OA3:
ACGAAATGAGGTATAACAGATGGCAGATATTCTGGTGCAGGGACTGACTCAAAATAATTTAAAGCACGTCAGTTTCAGGATCCCCAGGGAAAAAATTACAGTGTTTACCGGCGTGTCTGGTTCCGGTAAATCCAGTATTGTATTTGATACCATTGCCGCCGAGTCACAGCGGCAGATGAATGCCACCTATCCGGCGTTCGTACGGGCCAGGCTGCCCAAATATCCTAAGCCCGCCGCCGAGCGTATTGACAATCTGACGGCGTCCGTCGTGGTGGACCAGTCTCCTCTGGGAGGCAACTCCCGTTCCACAGTGGGAACGATCAGCGGTCTGTATTCCAGCCTGCGGCTTTTGTTTTCCAGGATCGGACGGCCGTATGTGGGGACGGCATCCTGCTTTTCCTTTAATGACCCGGCGGGGATGTGCAAAACATGTTCCGGTCTTGGGAAGATTGTTAAAGTAGACGTGGAAGCCATCATAGAACCAGATAAGTCCTGGAAGGAAGGCTGCGTGAAGGATTCCCTGTTCCGGCCCGGTTCCTGGTACTGGAAGCAGTATGCCGGGTCCGGGCTGTTCGACCTGGACAAGCCGGTCCGGGAGTATACCGGGGAGGAATACAATCTGCTTCTGTATGGTTCGCGTGACGGCAGGGGTGAGCCGGAAAATCCGAAAGTGACCGGTCTGTTTCATAAATATACGAAAACGCTTCTGAACCGTGATATCAGCAGCAAAAGCAGGCATACTCAGGATAAGTCACAAAATCTGATTTCAGAGATCGAGTGTACCGACTGCCGCGGAAAGCGCCTGAATGATACGGTATTGAACTGCAGGATTGGAGGATATTCCATCGCGGATATGTGCGGAATGGAGCTGACCCAGCTTCGTGAAGTTCTGTCACAGATATCAGATCAGACGGTGGGGGTTCTGATACAGACGATGATAGAGGGGGTGGACAGGATGATAGAGATCGGCCTGCCGTATCTGCATCTCAACCGGGAAACTCCTTCACTGTCCGGCGGTGAGGCACAGCGTCTGAAGCTGGTCCGGTACATGGGCAGCAGTTTGACAGGGCTGACCTATATCTTTGATGAACCCAGCGCCGGTATGCATCCACGTGATGTCTATCGCATGAATAATCTGCTCAGACAGCTCCGTGACAAGGGCAATACGGTACTTGTGGTGGAGCACGACAAAGATGTCATCTCTATCGCTGACTATGTAATTGATGTGGGGCCGCTGGCGGGGCAGAGCGGCGGGGAGATCGTGTTTGCGGGCAGTTATCAAAAGCTACTGAAAGCCGATACCCTTACAGGCAGGGCAATGCGGCAGAAAATGCCATTGAAGCCAAATCCCCGACAGCCGGCGGGCATGCTGCCCGTCCGGAATGCCTGCCTCCATAACCTGAAACATGTAGATGTGGACATCCCACTTGGGATTATGACCGTTGTGACCGGTGTGGCCGGTTCCGGAAAGAGCACGCTGATCTCCAAAGTGTTTGCCAGCCAGTATGAAAGCGATATTGTGATGGTGGACCAGGGCCCCATCACGGCGACGAACCGCTCCACGCCTGCCTCCTACCTCGGCTTTTTCGATGAAATACGGAAGCTGCTGGCGCGGGAGAGCGGAAAGCCGGACGGCCTGTTCAGCTTCAATTCCACAGGTGCATGTCCGGTGTGCGGCGGCAAGGGGGTTATCGTGACAGAACTTGCTTTCATGGATCCGATTGTGACAGAGTGCGAGGCCTGCGGAGGGCTGCGTTATAATCAGGAGGCACTCGCCTGTACCTATAAAGGGAAAAATATTGTGGAGATTTTGAGCCTGACTGCTTCACAGGCGCTGGAAGTGTTCGAGGATGCCGGAATCAGAAGACGGCTGAAGGTGATGAAGCAGGTGGGGCTATCCTATCTGACGCTGGGACAGCCGCTTGGGACACTGTCCGGCGGCGAACGCCAGAGGATCAAGCTGGCGAAGAAACTGGGGAAGAGGGGCAAAATTATTGTGATGGACGAGCCAACCACCGGCCTGCACATGTCTGATATCCAGAATCTGATGGAGCTGTTCGATATGATCGTGTCCCGTGATAACACCCTGGTGGTGATCGAACACAATCTTGATGTGATGAAACGGGCGGATTGGATTATCGACATCGGACCGGATGGAGGCAAAAATGGGGGCGAGGTGGTATTCGCAGGAACGCCGGTGGATATGCTGAGGAACGCAAACACGCTGACCGCCGATAGCCTGCGGGCCTCGTGTGAACGGTGAGACAGCAAAGAAAAACAGAATTTCAACAAAGGAATGGCGGTAGGTTAAGAATGAATGAAGATCATGAATTGCTGAAAAAACTGGACAGACTGCATACAACGAAACTGGGTGTGGTGAGAATAAAAAGAAATTTGTCTTTAGATACAGATGATGTGGTCGAATGGTGCAAAATAAAAATCAATTCTCCCAATGCTGTTATCACAAGAAACGGGAAAAACTGGTATGTGAGAACGGATGCCTGCATCATTACGGTAAATGCATATAGTTATACCATTATCACGGCACATGCTGCGAAATGAAAAGATACATCTTCTATTGACATTCTCCGGTCAAATGCTATAATCAGGAAAGAATAACATACAGTATTCAGCTAGGGGAGCCTTCGGGCTGAGAGAACCATATGTGTTGACCCTCACTACTTGATCCGGATCATGCCGGCGTAAGGAAGCAGTGTAATTATCAGTAGAACCCTCCTGAATTCTGTCTAAGGAGGTTTTTTTGATGTCATTTTTTGTTAAGGCTTCGGAGGATGGATATGCGCTCACGTCAGGGGGATACGCGGCTGTGGGGATATTGCTGGCGGCTTTGCTGATCCTGGCTTCGGTTATTGCTGGCAGAGGAAAAAGAAAACACATGAATGCACGGCAGCTGGTGTTCTGTGCCATGTCGGTTGCTCTGGCATCCGTGTTGTCCATGCTGAAGGTCTATGAATTTCCGTTCGGCGGTGCGGTCACGCTTTGCAGCATGCTGTTTATCTGCCTGCCGGGATATTTTTACGGTCTGGGGGCGGGTCTTTTAAGCGCGACAGCCTATGGCGTGCTGCAGTTTCTGCTGGGGCCGTATATTCTGTTTCCGATACAGATCATCGTCGACTATCTGCTTGCTTTCGGCGCATTTGGACTCTCCGGACTCTTTGCAAAGTCCAGGCGAGGGCTGCTGAAGGGGTACATCATCGGTATCCTGGGACGCTACGTATTCTCGGTTCTCTCCGGATGGCTGTTTTTCGGGGAATATGCGTGGGCAGGATGGGGGGCACTGTCGTACTCACTTGCATATAATGCAGCGTATATTTTTGCTGAGGGGATACTGACAATCGTGATTCTGATGATTCCGTCTGTCAGCAAAGCCCTGGCACGGGTAAAAGAGATGGCGATCAATTAATATAGAACTCAGAACTTTCCCTGTCCATACACTGCAGGTGTTTCTGACTTCGCTTATTCACCTCCAAAATCTGCCATGTCTTCTTTGAGGCAGAAATGATTCCTGTCAACAGACAATAATCCCTCTCTCTGCATTTTACTCAGTTCATTTGACATGGCACTGCGGTCCACGCTCAGATAGTCTGCAAGCTGCTGACGGTTAAACGGTATGGTAAATTCATAACACCCCTGACGGGCAGCCTGAAATGACAGATACGACATCAGCCTTCCCCGGATAGATTTCGATGATGTGTGGAAGATCCGCCGGGACAGGTTCAGATTTTTCTGAGCAGAGATGGTGAGCAGATTGCTGACCAGCCTGCTGTGGTGCTGGCAGGCATTGGGGCAGGTCTTCAGTACCCGCCCGATATTTAAAAATAAGATCTCAGACGCCTCGGTCGCTGTAACACTCACCATCAGAGGTTCGCCCGGAACACAGGCGTACGTCTCTGCAAAGACCTGACCTGGTCCCAGACTGTCCAGTACACTTTTATTCCCCCACAGATCATCATTTTCAATTTGCGCCCGACCTGACATGACGATGCCAAGAGACTGGACAATGTCACCGGCGTGATAGATTACTTCCCCTCTTTTAAACGTTTTCCGTTCACATCCCAGGCAGTTCAACATGATTTCAATTTCTTCAGGAGAATCCCCTCGGAACAGTAAAGTCTTTGATAAAAAAATATAATCCATTTTTTGCTCCTTTGTTGTTATAACAACATACTTGTTGGAATGATTCTATTATACTGTACCCATAAAGTCAAGAAAACAGACAGGAGGAAAACAAAAATGGTTCGAAGAATTATCCAGATAGATGAAGAAAAATGCAATGGATGCGGCCTGTGTGCAAATGCCTGTCATGAGGGTGCGATAGGGGTGACAGGCGGCAAGGCGAAGCTGCTGCGGGATGACTACTGTGACGGTCTGGGTGATTGTCTCCCCGCATGTCCAGTCGATGCGATTCATTTCGTAGAACGTGAAGCGGCCGACTATGACAGAGAGGCTGTCGCCGCCAATCAGAAGAAAAAAGCCGGACCGGTGCAGCCTGTGCCCGTGGCATCGTCCCAGCTGAGGCAATGGCCGGTGCAGATAAAGCTGGTGGCTGTAAATGCTCCTTTTCTCGAAGGGGCGGATCTGCTGATCGCTGCCGACTGCACGGCGTATGCTTATGGAAATTTCCATCAGGAGTTTATGCACGGCAGAGTGACACTGGTCGGATGTCCGAAACTGGACGACGGCGATTACAGTGAAAAGCTGACTCAGATCATCAGACAGAATCATATCAGGAGCGTGACGGTGGTCCGGATGGAAGTCCCCTGTTGCGCCGGTATTGAACATGCGGCGATGACAGCGCTTGAAAACAGCGGAAAACGTATTCCATGGCAGACAGTTACCATTTCTAAAAATGGGCGTGTCTTAGAATAAATTGCAATTATAGTAAAAGAAGAAGAGAGGAGATTCTACTATGAGTCAAAAAATGTTTTGTTTTCAGTGTGAACAAACAGCGGGATGTTCCGGCTGTACAGGAAATGCGGGTGTCTGCGGTAAATCTGCAGATACGGCGAAACTGCAGGATGAGCTCACTGGTGCGCTGATTGGCCTGGCCCGCGCCTGCGGCAACAACCCCAAAACAAAAAACACGGATCAGATCATCATCGATGGGTTGTTTGCGACACTTACCAATGTAAACTTCAATGATGAAACGATTAGAAACCTGATCGGACGTGTGAATGGTGAGAAAACAATCGTTGTGCCTGGATGCAGCGCATGCGGATCCCAGTGTGAAAATACGGAAAATTATGATATGTCTAAACTGTGGAATGACGATGAAGATATCCGTTCCCTGAAATCACTGATTCTGTTCGGTATCCGTGGTGTGGCTGCATACGCTTACCACGCAGCAGTTCTGGGTTACAAAGACGAAGCAGTCAATAACTTTTTTTATAAGGCGCTTTCCGCTATCTCAGAGGACTGGGGAATGGAAGAACTGCTTCCTGTTGTGATGGAAACAGGTAAGGTGAATTTAAGCTGCATGGAACTGCTTGACCGTGCAAATACAGAAACTTTTGGAACACCTGCTCCCGCCGAAGTGTCATTATCTGTAGAAAAAGGGCCGTTCATTGTGATCACCGGCCATGATCTTTATGATCTGAAGCTGCTGCTTGAGCAGACGGAGGGGAAAGGTATCAATGTATATACGCATGGTGAGATGCTGCCTGCTCATGCGTATCCCGAACTTAAGAAGTATTCTCATCTAAAAGGAAACTTCGGTACGGCATGGCAGAATCAGCAGAAAGAATTTTCAGATCTGCCTGCCCCGGTTCTGTTTACAACAAACTGCCTGATGCCGGTGAAAGACAGCTATGCCGACCGGGTGTTCACGACTGAGATGGTATCTTATCCGGAGATGGTTCACATCGGAGAAGATAAGGACTTTACTCCTGTGATTGAAAAGGCACTGGAACTGGGGGGATTTGCTGAAGATAAAGTGTTTACCGGTATCAACGGCGGAAAAACTGTCATGACTGGATTTGGCCATGGTACTGTGCTGGGAGTTGCTGATCAGGTGATCGAGGCGGTAAAAAGTGGTGCGATCAGGCATTTCTTCCTGGTGGGAGGCTGTGACGGAGCCCGTACAGGACGGAATTATTACACAGAGTTTGTGCGTCAGACCCCGTCTGATACGGTAGTGCTGACACTGGCATGCGGCAAGTACCGTTTCAACGATCTGGATCTCGGGACAATTGGCGGTCTGCCTCGCCTTATGGATATGGGGCAGTGCAATGACGCATACAGTGCGATCAAAGTAGCTGTCGCACTTGCGGAAGCATTTGATTGCGGAGTCAATGAACTTCCATTGTCTATGGTACTTTCATGGTATGAGCAGAAAGCAGTCTGTATTCTGCTGACACTGCTTCATCTGGGGATCAAGAACATCAAACTGGGTCCGACATTGCCGGCGTTTGTATCACCGAATGTATTGAACTTCCTTGTGGAGAATTATAATATTGCTCCGATTACGACACCGGAAAAAGATCTGGAAGAAATCCTTGCTTAAGAACAGAAGAACGATGATACAGAGGCATGGCATTAAGCCATGCCTCTTATACATTTGAAGGATGGTACCCGATATGGATTTTTTTGTAAATCCTCTTGACATCATATACCCCTATAGGTATAATGTGCATATACCCGTATGGGTATTGTGGAAGGGGGATGCTATGAAAAAATTAGAGGAACTATTGGAATGGGGAGGAACAAAAAAAGACATCACCTGTCTCTTGATTTCTGCCGCAGCATTGCTTGCAAGTCTCTTTGAGTTTCATCCGTTTACTTTTGATATGGCATGGGTCGCAGTTATCTTATGTGGCGTTCCCATTATTTTAGAAGCGGTGATCGGTCTTGTGAGCGCATTTGATATCAAGGCTGATGTCCTGGTTTCCATTGCGCTGGTGGCTTCGGTGATCATCGGGGAAGACTTCGCAGCAGGTGAGATTGCATTCATTATGCAGCTCGGAGCTCTGCTGGAGGATTTGACAGTAGCCAGAGCCCGTGCGGGAATTGAGAAACTTGTACATTTGACTCCCCGGACAGCCAGGAGGATACTGGGAACACAGGAAATTATAATACCGGCGGAAGAGGTGCAGGCTGGTGATATCCTGCGGGTACTGCCGGGTGAGACGATTCCGGTTGACGGCGTTATTAAAGCTGGACAGACTTCTGTCAATCAGGCGATTATGACCGGCGAATCACTGCCGGTAGACAAGGCAGCCGGTGACGAGGTTGCCAGCGGTACCGTCAATCAGTTTGGCTCTTTTGACATGGAGGCAACAAAAGCAGAAGAAGACAGTTCGATTCAGCGCATGATCCGGCTGGTCCAGTCGGCAGATGCGGGAAAGGCAAAGATTGTCGGGATCGCCGACCGCTTTGCGACCTGGATCGTGGTAATTGCACTGACTGCCGCGGCTCTTACCTGGATGATATCAGGTGAGTTGATCCGTGCAGTAACGATTCTTGTTGTTTTCTGCCCGTGTGCAATGGTGCTTGCAACGCCAACTGCGATCATGGCGGCTATCGGAAATGCTACACGGCACGGCTTTCTTGTACGGGAGGGAGACGCGTTGGAACGGCTCGCATCGGCAGGGTATATTACGTTTGATAAAACGGGGACACTGACATACGGGACACCTCAGGTAGTGGCAGTTCACAGTTTCAAAGAAGAACTCACGGAACATGAACTTTATACGTATGCGGCAACTGCTGAAATGCGTTCTGAGCATCCTCTGGGAAAAGCGATCGTACGCTGCTTTAAGGAAAATATAAAAGCGGAAATTCCAGAGCCTGAACAGTTCCAGATGCTTCCGGGACGCGGGGTAAAGGCAATGCAAAGCGGAAGACAAATTATTGCCGGAAACCTGGAATTACTTTCAGGAAGCCAGATTTTGATACCAGAGTCTGCGAAACATGAAATGAAACAGTATCTGGATGACGGATGTACTGTGACCATGCTTGCCGTCGACGAGGAGCTGGCAGGTTTTATTGCACTGGCGGACACACTGCGTGATAGTGCTGCGCGGACCATTCTGGGCGTGAAGCAGGCGGGAGTGACACCGGTTCTCCTGACCGGAGATAATGAAAATGCTGCAAGACACATCGGCGGCCAGCTGCATATCGATGAAATCAGGGCGAACTGCCTGCCGGAAGATAAGCTGATATGGATAGACAGTTATCAAAAACAGGAAAAGCAGGTGTGTATGATCGGGGATGGCATCAATGATGCGCCGGCTCTGAAAAAAGCATGTGTTGGAATCGCCATGGGCGGTGTGGGAAGTGACATCGCGGTGGATGCTGCTGATATCGTACTGGTCAATGATGATATCAGGGAGATCCCATATCTGTTTTATCTTGCAAAGCGGATGATGATCACGATTAAGTGTAATCTCACGTTTTCACTGATTCTGAACTTTATTGCAATTGTTCTGGCGATCAGCGGGATACTAAATCCGGTCGTCGGCGCGCTGGTGCACAATGCAGGTTCAGTGGTAGTCATTTTAAATTCAGCAGTTCTGCTGACATGGAAAAAAAGATGAAAGAGGAACCCCCCACGGGGCTTGTGGGGGACTCCTCTTTTTTGTAAGATAAAACAGAAAGCTGTCATATTTTGTAGAAGAGAGTGTGAAAAAGTATGTACATAAAGGAAAAAATTACCGATTACTGGAGCGACAGGGCCGAGAGCTACAGTCAGCAGAATCAGTTTCAGCTCACCAGCTGTTATGACAAATGGAAATCCCTGCTTTTGCAGTATGCACCCGACAGAAAGAATACAAAGATTCTGGATGTTGGCACGGGACCTGGATTTTTTGCGATCTTGCTCGCGAAGGAGGGATATCAGGTGACAGCGGTGGACCAGAATGCCGAGATGCTGCGGTGCGCCCAGGAAAATGCCAGACAGGCCGGAGTTGATATCTGTTTTCTGCAGACGGGGGATGAGCTTCCGTTCGCGGACGGCAGCATGGATATGATCGTTGCCAGGGATGTGACGTGGATGCAGCTGGAACCGGAAAAGGTGCTGGAATCCTGGTACCGGATATTGAAAAAGGACGGATGCCTGCTTTATTTTGATGCGGAGTGGTATGGTTATCTGAGAGATGAAAGACAGGCACAGGAGTATCGGTCATTTCGCCGGTATGTGAAAGAACAGTCCGGATTTGTATATGAAAAAGCGAATGAGATGGAACGCCTTGCGGCAGAATTTCCGCTTACATATCAGGAACGTCCGAAATGGGACGGAGAGTTCTGGAAATCACTGAATCCAAGACAGGTGTCCTGTAAGACGGAACTGAATCCGATCGTATATTCAGAGATCGAACAGCTGCAGTATGCAAAAACGCCGGAGTTCCTGGTATGTGTGCAGAAGTAGAAAAGGGCATACGATGAATAAGTGGAAAAATACAGGTAAGAAAGTGGTATCCAGTCTTCTGCAGACGATTCTGGTACTGATAGGCATTACATTTGTAACATTCCTGATACTGTACCTGGCTCCCGGTAACCCGGCTGAGATCTGGCTTACGGGAGGCGATGCCAATGTGGGGCAGATTTCTGAGGAGGCGATCAGAGAGCAGGAAGAAAAGATGGGGCTTGATAAGCCGTTTCTTGTACAGTATGGGACATGGCTGAGTAAGGTTTTTCAGGGGGATCTGGGCAAGTCCATGACGACGTCGGCACCGGTCGCCAAAGAACTGGCGAAACATATCATTCCGACACTGAGCCTGACGCTGGTGTCGCTTGTTTTAACTGTACTGATATCCGTTCCGCTGGGAATTTACTGTGCGGTTTACAAGGATCGGCTGCCGGACAATATTGTCCGGATGTTTTCATTTCTCGGAATATCCATGCCTTCCTTTTTTATCTCACTGATCCTGCTGTGGATTTTCTGCCTGAAGCTGCAGGTTTTTCCTGTCATAGCGTCGAATGACTGGAAGGGGATGGTCCTGCCGGCGGCGGTGCTGGTGATCCAATGTTCCTCCAAGCTGACACGGCAGGTGAGAGCGGTTGTCCTGGAACAGCTGAATCAGGACTACGTAAAAGGGGCGGTTGCCCGTGGTGTGGACGAAAGGACGATTTTATTTTCCCATGTGCTGAAAAATGCACTGGTTCCGATTTTGACGTGGTGCAGTATTTATTTTGGAATCATGCTGGGAGGAGCAGCCGTCATAGAAACGATATTTTCATGGGACGGCATCGGAAAGCTTGCCATTGAATCGGTGAGTCGGCTGGATTACTTTATGATCCAGGGATTTGTGTTATGGGTGGCTGTGATATTTTTACTCGTGAATTTTGCGGTGGATCTGCTCAGTACGGTCATTGACCCCAGGATAAAAGGAGGAGTACGATGAAAAGAAGGGAGAAAATCAGGCGGAATCCTGCTTCTTTTTATGTAATGGCAGTTTTGATCCTTCTTCTGTTTGTAATTGCGCTTGCGGCGCCCATACTTGCACCGAACGATCCGTATCACACAGAGTTAAGTGATGCACTGCAGGGGCCGAGCCGTAAGTATCCGCTGGGAACAGATCCTATGGGACGCTGTATGCTGTCTAGAATCCTATTTGGGGCGCGAATTTCTATTTTCAGCAGTTTGATTATTATTTGTATCGTATTTGTAATAGGCACGGGGATCGGTGTGATTTCCGGATATTCGGGAGGCATTGTAGATCGGATTCTGACTAAAATTATTACGATTATGCAGGCATTTCCAAAGTTTATTCTGGCGATTGCCATCGCAGGAGTCATGGGAATAGGCATCCGGAATACGATTCTTGCGTTATGCCTGGTTGAGTGGGCGGAATATGCCAGACTGGCCCGCAGCCTGACACTGGGCGTCAGGGGACGAACCTATATCCGGGCGGCAAGAGTATGCGGAGAGGGCAGGATGAAGATTATGGTCCGGCATATTATTCCCAATATTATCCCGCCGCTGATTGTCAACGCCAGCCTCGGTATTTCGGTCATGATCATGGAAGTGGCGGCCCTGTCATATCTGGGAGTCGGGGTGAAATCACCGATGGCGGAATGGGGTGCCATGATGAACACCGGCAAGGATTATATGCAGACAAATATCAGTCTCGTACTGATCCCGGGAGCAGCAATCTTTTTGACGGCGGTGCTGTTTAATCTTTTCGGAGACAAGCAGAGAGATATATTGGACCGTTCGACAAGAGTGTAATGAGATAGTTTACTGCGATGTAAGAAAGAACATGAGGAGAAGATGATGAAAAAAAGTACAGTGAGAGTATTGGCAGCAGTTATGGGTTTTATGATGTTGGCAGGATGCGGAAATTTTGCATCGGAAGATAAGAAAGAAGGGACAGACACAGTCGAAGAATCCCAGGATGCTAAAAGAGGGGACCGGGAGAGTGCAGTATTTGCAGATACCCAGTGTCCGACCAGCCTTGATCCTGCGGAGAGCTGGAACAGCTGGTATACGTCCAGATACGGAATCACAGAGACGCTGTATAAGCTGGATGAAAATCTGGAAGCGCAGCCTTTTCTTGCGCAGTCATGTGAAATGAAAGATGAGACCACCTGGGTGATCACACTCCGGGATGATGTAACGTATCAGAACGGAAAGCCTGTGACAGCCAAGTCCGTCAAAGCATGCTGGGAAAGGACAATGGATGTAAATGCCCGTATGAATGAACTGCTCTTCATTGATTCCATGACGGCGGATGGGCAGATTCTGACAGTCAGGACGTCGGAGCCAGTCCCGGCATTTGTAAACGGACTTTCGGAACCGTTGACTGGCATCTATGATGTCACCGAACCGGATACCATCGCACAGCAGCCGATTGGCACGGGACCTTTCAAAGCAGTGAGTTATGAAGTGAAGAAACAGGCGAAGGTAGTGCGATACGATGGGTACTGGGGTGGTGAACCAAAGCTTAAGGAAGTGACATTCAACGTGATCGCCGATACGAATTCACTGGCAATGGCGCAGCAGACGGGAGAGAATGATCTGTCAGTCAGCATTCCCGGGACGAGCCTGGAGCTGTTTTCCGATACGTCCAGGTATCATGTGGACGGCGTGCCTGGGTCACGGGGACAAGTCATTTTCATGAACTATGAAAATGAATTTCTCAAAGACATCAATGTCCGTAAGGCACTGAGCATGAGTATTGATAAAGAGAGCTATGCAAGTGTGTTAAATAAGGGAGC
This window encodes:
- a CDS encoding ABC transporter permease → MKRREKIRRNPASFYVMAVLILLLFVIALAAPILAPNDPYHTELSDALQGPSRKYPLGTDPMGRCMLSRILFGARISIFSSLIIICIVFVIGTGIGVISGYSGGIVDRILTKIITIMQAFPKFILAIAIAGVMGIGIRNTILALCLVEWAEYARLARSLTLGVRGRTYIRAARVCGEGRMKIMVRHIIPNIIPPLIVNASLGISVMIMEVAALSYLGVGVKSPMAEWGAMMNTGKDYMQTNISLVLIPGAAIFLTAVLFNLFGDKQRDILDRSTRV
- a CDS encoding ABC transporter substrate-binding protein, with protein sequence MKKSTVRVLAAVMGFMMLAGCGNFASEDKKEGTDTVEESQDAKRGDRESAVFADTQCPTSLDPAESWNSWYTSRYGITETLYKLDENLEAQPFLAQSCEMKDETTWVITLRDDVTYQNGKPVTAKSVKACWERTMDVNARMNELLFIDSMTADGQILTVRTSEPVPAFVNGLSEPLTGIYDVTEPDTIAQQPIGTGPFKAVSYEVKKQAKVVRYDGYWGGEPKLKEVTFNVIADTNSLAMAQQTGENDLSVSIPGTSLELFSDTSRYHVDGVPGSRGQVIFMNYENEFLKDINVRKALSMSIDKESYASVLNKGASVPTKGLYPDFMAFGADDGEGYDYDLEGAGKLLDEAGYRDTDGDGILEKDGKPLSLRIVTYSTKAELGMYCEEMASKLKEIGIDLQVEIYESVAEQQENGDFDLMMISFTMTPTGDPLYFANIAFKTDGSSNYGHYSNAGVDAVIEQMNREFDADKRVELAKEVQRLILEDAGYIVVGHSKYIYVMGSSVKGLKTNPSEYYLLDANTTIEES